The Breoghania sp. genome has a segment encoding these proteins:
- a CDS encoding ABC transporter ATP-binding protein, with protein MSVEPREKAFFHPGAKNRPEGAPIVQIQKLSIALPEGADRVFAVDRVSFDIYPGEIVCVVGESGSGKSMSANALMGLLPDMVRVAAGRILLGGEDLLEMPPNAFYDIRGRRVAMIFQEPMTALNPLMKVSAQIEEVFEAHNVLTPSERKARALELLTEVGLPDPQRAAQSYPFQLSGGQRQRVMIAMALALEPEVLIADEPTTALDVTTQAQILELIRNLQRTHKMAVMFITHDFGVVAEIADQVTVMQHGRIVEQGTADEVLLSPQHSYTRKLIDAIPTGTAEETDNAAGEQAPLLEVDKLSKIYRMGGGLFSKQREVHAVKDVSFTLARGETLGIVGESGSGKSSVGRCLVRLQDPDGGRVMLDGKDIAHLKGEALRTMRKRIQMIFQDPYSSLNPREKVGRIIASGPIAFGEDPASAFKEAARLLELVGLDASAAERFPHEFSGGQRQRIGIARALALKPEIIVADEAVSALDVSIQAQVLELLEELKQTFNLSLVFITHDLRVAARICDRVLVMQTGEAVEMGSAKTIFENPQHPYTRNLIEAIPGREKEARMAELASA; from the coding sequence ATGAGCGTTGAACCCCGCGAAAAGGCCTTCTTCCACCCCGGCGCGAAGAACCGGCCAGAAGGCGCCCCGATCGTCCAGATCCAGAAGCTGAGCATCGCCCTTCCCGAAGGCGCGGATCGCGTCTTCGCCGTCGACCGCGTCAGCTTCGACATCTATCCCGGCGAGATCGTCTGCGTGGTGGGCGAGAGCGGCTCGGGCAAGTCCATGTCAGCCAACGCGCTGATGGGACTGCTGCCGGACATGGTCCGCGTCGCGGCCGGTCGCATCCTGCTGGGCGGTGAAGACCTGCTGGAAATGCCCCCCAACGCCTTCTACGACATTCGCGGCCGCCGCGTTGCGATGATCTTCCAGGAACCGATGACCGCCCTCAATCCGCTGATGAAGGTGTCGGCGCAGATCGAGGAAGTCTTCGAGGCCCATAACGTCCTCACCCCGTCTGAGCGCAAGGCCCGCGCGCTGGAGCTGCTCACCGAGGTTGGCCTGCCCGACCCGCAGCGCGCGGCCCAGTCCTATCCCTTCCAGCTCTCCGGCGGCCAGCGCCAGCGTGTCATGATCGCCATGGCGCTGGCGCTTGAGCCGGAAGTGCTGATTGCGGACGAACCGACCACCGCGCTCGACGTGACCACGCAGGCCCAGATCCTTGAGTTGATCCGCAATCTGCAGCGCACACACAAGATGGCCGTGATGTTCATCACCCACGATTTCGGCGTGGTGGCGGAGATCGCCGATCAGGTGACCGTGATGCAGCATGGCCGGATCGTGGAACAGGGCACTGCGGACGAGGTCCTGCTTTCGCCGCAGCACTCCTATACGCGCAAGCTGATCGACGCCATTCCCACCGGCACCGCGGAAGAGACAGACAATGCAGCGGGCGAACAGGCCCCGCTTCTGGAGGTCGACAAGCTGTCCAAGATCTATCGCATGGGCGGCGGTCTCTTTTCCAAACAGCGCGAGGTTCATGCGGTCAAGGACGTCTCCTTCACGCTGGCGCGCGGCGAAACGCTCGGCATCGTGGGCGAAAGCGGCTCGGGAAAATCCTCCGTCGGGCGCTGTCTCGTGCGCCTTCAGGACCCTGACGGCGGGCGCGTCATGCTGGATGGGAAGGACATCGCCCATCTGAAGGGCGAGGCGCTGCGCACAATGCGCAAGCGCATCCAGATGATCTTCCAGGACCCCTATTCCTCGCTCAACCCGCGCGAGAAGGTCGGTCGCATCATCGCCTCCGGCCCCATCGCCTTTGGCGAGGACCCGGCATCCGCGTTCAAGGAGGCCGCCCGGCTTCTGGAACTGGTCGGCCTGGACGCATCCGCCGCCGAACGCTTTCCGCATGAGTTTTCAGGCGGGCAGCGCCAGCGCATCGGCATTGCCCGCGCGCTTGCCCTGAAACCGGAAATCATCGTGGCCGACGAGGCGGTTTCCGCGCTCGACGTCTCCATTCAGGCTCAGGTTCTGGAACTGCTGGAAGAGCTCAAACAGACCTTCAACCTGTCACTCGTCTTCATCACCCACGATCTGCGCGTTGCCGCCAGGATCTGCGACCGGGTGCTGGTCATGCAGACCGGCGAGGCCGTGGAAATGGGCAGCGCAAAGACCATTTTCGAAAACCCGCAGCATCCCTATACGCGCAACCTCATCGAAGCCATTCCGGGCCGGGAGAAGGAAGCTCGCATGGCGGAACTGGCATCAGCCTGA
- a CDS encoding phosphotransferase, which yields MTAATAPTSGLGAELQTASTLLSDRQVEDLVRTHYGLSGKAEWLWGEKDSNHRLTLEDGSTCLVKVLNAGEKPETTSLHSSALLHVAHVDPGIPVQRIVPALNGAPDIRIPTEDGDTRAVRLVTFLHGQALSSVKHTARQRANVGIMMARMQKAFESFEHACANHKITWDMTHAPDLAAGLDCLTDEAERDRLAACLTRFKADVLSRLHDLPTQVIHNDFNCENILVDPDKPDEVSGIIDFGDMVRAPRVFDVAVGASYMLDEESEPVDCVFDMLAGYATLQTLNDAEIAALYPAMMVRTLMRIVIPHWRASMFPEHAARILCRTDLSRRIFARLSAYCEDEFAARCHTIFMRAPK from the coding sequence ATGACTGCTGCAACTGCCCCCACTTCCGGATTGGGCGCCGAACTCCAAACGGCCTCCACCCTTCTGTCCGACCGGCAGGTGGAAGATCTGGTCAGGACCCATTACGGGCTGAGCGGCAAGGCGGAATGGCTTTGGGGGGAAAAGGATTCCAACCATCGCCTGACGCTTGAGGATGGCTCGACCTGCCTCGTCAAGGTTCTCAATGCCGGTGAGAAACCGGAAACGACCAGCCTGCATTCCAGCGCCTTGCTGCATGTCGCCCATGTGGATCCGGGCATTCCCGTGCAGCGCATCGTGCCCGCGCTGAACGGCGCGCCCGACATTCGCATCCCGACCGAGGATGGAGACACCCGCGCAGTGCGCCTCGTCACCTTCCTGCATGGCCAGGCGCTTTCAAGCGTCAAGCACACGGCCCGTCAGCGCGCCAATGTCGGCATCATGATGGCCCGCATGCAAAAGGCGTTCGAGAGCTTCGAACATGCCTGCGCCAACCACAAGATCACATGGGACATGACCCATGCGCCCGATCTCGCCGCCGGTCTCGATTGCCTGACCGACGAGGCGGAACGTGACCGGCTGGCCGCCTGCCTCACCCGGTTCAAGGCGGACGTTCTGTCCCGCCTCCACGATCTGCCGACACAGGTGATCCACAACGACTTCAACTGCGAGAACATCCTCGTCGATCCCGACAAACCCGACGAGGTGAGCGGGATCATCGATTTCGGGGACATGGTCCGCGCGCCCCGTGTCTTCGATGTGGCCGTGGGCGCGAGCTACATGCTGGACGAGGAGAGTGAACCGGTCGACTGCGTCTTCGACATGTTGGCGGGCTACGCGACCCTTCAGACACTGAACGACGCCGAAATCGCGGCGCTCTACCCCGCCATGATGGTGCGGACCCTGATGCGGATCGTGATCCCGCACTGGCGCGCCAGCATGTTCCCCGAACACGCCGCGCGCATTCTCTGCCGCACGGATTTGTCGCGGCGCATCTTCGCCCGCCTGAGTGCCTATTGCGAAGACGAATTCGCCGCCCGTTGCCACACCATCTTCATGCGAGCCCCCAAATGA
- a CDS encoding GntR family transcriptional regulator, with translation MKQPGQYSPPDETDRGKPKAEQAYDYLRDAVISMRLEPNSIIAEKELCAELGISRTPLREAVLRLAQEGLVTVVPGDGTFVSRISLRGVLQGYLVRSSIELRMVRLAARNYSETFDRDFNILQFLQQDANKRLDYGLALRLDTEFHQLICRVAGFPDIWSAVHNATGQLDRLRYRAFDKQGMRKEIEDEHSAIHKALQAKDGDLAHALLRKHLNDISDVIDFVKRDSPDILFMEEDLDLATLLNT, from the coding sequence GTGAAACAACCTGGACAATATTCCCCTCCCGACGAGACGGACCGCGGCAAACCGAAGGCTGAACAGGCCTATGATTACCTGCGCGATGCGGTGATCAGCATGCGGCTTGAGCCCAATTCCATCATTGCGGAAAAGGAACTGTGCGCCGAACTGGGCATCTCCCGCACCCCCTTGCGCGAAGCCGTGCTGCGCCTTGCCCAGGAAGGACTTGTCACGGTGGTGCCCGGTGACGGCACCTTCGTGAGCCGGATTTCCCTGCGCGGCGTCCTTCAGGGCTATCTGGTTCGCTCCAGCATCGAATTGCGCATGGTGCGCCTTGCCGCGCGCAATTACAGCGAGACCTTCGATCGCGATTTCAACATCCTGCAGTTCCTTCAGCAGGACGCGAACAAGCGCTTGGATTATGGATTGGCCCTGCGGCTCGACACGGAGTTCCATCAGCTGATCTGTCGGGTGGCGGGATTTCCCGATATCTGGAGCGCCGTTCACAATGCGACCGGCCAGCTCGACCGGCTGCGCTACCGCGCCTTCGACAAGCAGGGCATGCGCAAGGAAATCGAGGACGAACACAGCGCCATCCACAAGGCGCTTCAGGCCAAGGACGGCGATCTCGCCCATGCGCTGTTGCGCAAGCATCTCAACGACATTTCCGACGTCATCGACTTCGTGAAGCGCGACAGCCCAGACATCCTCTTCATGGAAGAGGATCTCGATCTGGCAACGCTTTTGAACACCTGA
- a CDS encoding aspartate aminotransferase family protein codes for MTIIPNSAEARDVAYQMHQNVNLRKYERDGGLVIESGEGIYVTDNNGKRYIEALAGLWSVALGFGEKSLAEVAKQQMEKLPYYHTFAYKTHGPSIDLAELLIKIAPVPMSKVHFTSSGSEANDLACKMVWYRSNALGKKDKKKIIGREKGYHGVTIAAGSITGITRNHESFDLPLDRMVHTSCPSYVHYGKDGETEEQFTARLLKDLEDLIEREGADTIAAFWGEPVMGAGGVLVPPAGYWEGVQKILKKNDILLVADEVICGFGRIGTMFACERLNIEPDVLVLSKQLSSSYLPLSAILMNDKFYQPIADESDRIGSFGHGFTASGHPVATAVGLANVKLIIERELVANAASLEEKFLSGLAKLAEHPLAHSSRGIGLIGALEMKPLADGKPGDAAMALQLACEAEGVITRNIGEAICFCPPLIITAEQVDEMFAAVGRALDNLAAG; via the coding sequence ATGACCATCATTCCCAACTCTGCCGAAGCCCGTGATGTCGCCTACCAGATGCATCAGAACGTGAACCTGCGCAAATACGAGCGCGATGGCGGTCTGGTGATCGAATCCGGAGAAGGCATCTATGTCACCGACAACAACGGCAAGCGCTACATCGAAGCGCTGGCGGGTCTCTGGTCGGTCGCACTCGGCTTCGGCGAGAAGAGCCTGGCCGAGGTTGCCAAACAGCAGATGGAGAAGCTGCCCTACTACCACACCTTCGCCTACAAGACCCACGGCCCGTCCATCGATCTGGCCGAACTGCTGATCAAGATCGCCCCGGTGCCCATGTCGAAGGTGCACTTCACCTCTTCCGGGTCTGAAGCCAATGATCTGGCTTGCAAGATGGTGTGGTATCGCTCCAACGCGCTGGGCAAGAAGGACAAGAAGAAGATCATCGGGCGCGAAAAGGGCTATCACGGCGTGACGATTGCCGCGGGCTCGATCACCGGTATCACCCGCAACCACGAGAGCTTCGACCTGCCGCTCGACCGCATGGTCCACACGTCCTGCCCCTCCTATGTCCATTATGGAAAGGACGGCGAGACGGAGGAGCAGTTCACCGCACGCTTGCTGAAGGATCTTGAGGACCTGATCGAGCGCGAGGGCGCCGACACCATCGCCGCCTTCTGGGGCGAACCGGTAATGGGCGCGGGCGGTGTGCTGGTTCCGCCCGCCGGTTACTGGGAAGGCGTGCAGAAGATCCTCAAGAAGAACGACATCCTGCTGGTCGCCGACGAGGTGATCTGCGGCTTTGGGCGCATCGGCACCATGTTCGCCTGCGAACGCCTGAACATCGAGCCGGACGTGCTGGTTCTCTCCAAGCAGCTCTCCTCGTCTTACCTGCCGCTTTCGGCGATCCTGATGAACGACAAGTTCTATCAGCCGATCGCCGATGAATCGGATCGCATCGGCTCGTTCGGCCACGGCTTCACCGCGTCCGGCCACCCGGTCGCCACCGCCGTCGGCCTGGCCAACGTCAAGCTCATCATCGAGCGCGAGCTCGTCGCCAATGCCGCATCCCTGGAAGAGAAGTTCCTCTCCGGCCTCGCCAAACTCGCAGAGCATCCGCTGGCCCATTCCTCGCGCGGCATCGGCCTGATCGGCGCGCTGGAAATGAAGCCGCTGGCCGATGGCAAGCCCGGCGATGCCGCCATGGCTCTCCAACTCGCCTGCGAGGCGGAAGGCGTCATCACCCGCAACATCGGCGAAGCCATCTGCTTCTGCCCGCCGCTGATCATCACCGCAGAGCAGGTCGACGAGATGTTTGCAGCCGTTGGCCGCGCGCTCGACAACCTGGCCGCAGGCTGA
- a CDS encoding aminotransferase class III-fold pyridoxal phosphate-dependent enzyme, producing MTAPRTSMINGFDVSRLASMPEHERKLIERRQALLGPSYRLFYEEPLHLVRGEGVWLYDHAGKAYLDAYNNVPCIGHCHPRVVEAIAEQAAVLNTHTRYLDEALLDYSERLLATFPDELSRVMYTCTGSEAVDLALRIACFVTGGTGIIITENAYHGVTRAAAEISPSLGENMPVGQHVLTIPAPDSYRGDGEDVGAAMARDVRAAIAFFRRRNIRPAAFIADSIFSTDGIFAEPAGFLKETLDAVHEAGAVYIADEVQPGFGRLGDGMWGFARHGIVPDIAVMGKPMGNGMPIAAAVMKPELQEEFGQKIRYFNTFGANHVSIAAASAVLSVIEEDRLIANAKLSGDALMTGMRTMQENDERIGDVRGAGLFVALEFVSDGETRTPDAALATNVVNEMRRRGVLISASGPHANVLKIRPPLPFSRDDAGHFLDVLSGVLADIPFRSPS from the coding sequence ATGACCGCCCCCCGCACCTCCATGATCAACGGTTTCGATGTCTCACGCCTTGCCTCCATGCCCGAGCATGAGCGCAAGCTCATCGAACGCCGTCAGGCCCTGTTGGGGCCCTCCTACCGGCTCTTCTACGAGGAACCGCTCCATCTGGTGCGCGGCGAAGGCGTCTGGCTCTACGATCATGCGGGCAAGGCCTATCTCGATGCCTATAACAACGTGCCCTGCATCGGCCACTGCCATCCGCGCGTGGTGGAAGCCATCGCCGAACAGGCCGCGGTCCTGAACACCCACACCCGTTATCTCGACGAAGCCCTGCTCGACTATTCCGAACGCCTGCTGGCGACCTTCCCGGATGAGCTTTCCCGGGTCATGTATACCTGCACGGGCAGCGAGGCGGTGGATCTGGCGCTGCGCATCGCCTGTTTCGTCACCGGCGGCACCGGCATCATCATCACCGAAAACGCCTATCACGGCGTCACGCGCGCGGCCGCGGAAATCTCGCCGTCGCTGGGCGAGAACATGCCGGTCGGCCAGCATGTCCTGACCATCCCCGCCCCCGACAGCTACCGTGGCGATGGAGAAGACGTCGGGGCCGCCATGGCGCGTGACGTGCGCGCGGCCATCGCCTTCTTCCGCCGCCGCAACATCAGGCCCGCTGCCTTCATCGCCGACAGCATCTTCTCAACCGACGGCATCTTCGCCGAGCCCGCTGGCTTCCTGAAGGAGACGCTGGATGCCGTGCACGAGGCCGGTGCGGTCTATATCGCCGATGAAGTGCAGCCCGGCTTTGGTCGCCTTGGCGACGGCATGTGGGGTTTTGCCCGCCACGGGATCGTTCCCGATATCGCCGTCATGGGCAAACCCATGGGCAACGGCATGCCCATCGCGGCCGCCGTCATGAAGCCTGAGCTTCAGGAGGAATTCGGCCAGAAAATCCGTTACTTCAACACCTTCGGCGCAAACCACGTCTCCATCGCCGCCGCGTCCGCGGTTCTGTCGGTGATCGAGGAGGACCGCCTCATCGCGAACGCAAAGCTTTCCGGCGATGCGTTGATGACCGGCATGCGCACCATGCAGGAAAACGACGAGCGCATCGGCGATGTGCGCGGCGCCGGGCTCTTCGTGGCGCTGGAATTCGTGTCAGACGGCGAGACCAGGACGCCCGATGCGGCGCTGGCCACGAATGTCGTCAACGAGATGCGTCGCCGGGGCGTTCTCATCAGCGCCTCCGGCCCCCATGCCAACGTGCTGAAGATCCGCCCACCGCTTCCCTTCTCCCGCGATGACGCGGGCCATTTCCTCGATGTTCTTTCAGGCGTTCTCGCCGATATCCCTTTTCGGAGCCCCTCGTGA
- a CDS encoding ABC transporter permease — MTDFWKRFSKHRGAVAGLLILFAIIVLAVLAPVLFPTSPWAMVQRPFMPPFQNGEFFLGTDTMGRNLASGVAHGAYISLLVGLVSTVVSLMIGIPIGAIAGYFGGVIDDVLMRFTELFQSVPSFALAVVLVAIFQPSITSIVIAIAIVSWPPVARLLRGEVMSLKSRDFVDAAILSGQKPATVIWRQILPNTLSPIIVLASMMVAAAILVESALSFMGLGDANVMSWGYIIGAGRTVIRQAWWVSFFPGVLILLTVLALNLVGEGLNDALNPRLSRKGK, encoded by the coding sequence ATGACCGATTTCTGGAAACGCTTCTCAAAGCACCGCGGCGCGGTCGCCGGGCTGCTGATCCTCTTTGCGATCATCGTGCTCGCGGTGCTGGCGCCCGTCCTCTTCCCCACCTCGCCCTGGGCCATGGTCCAACGTCCCTTCATGCCGCCCTTCCAGAACGGGGAGTTCTTCCTCGGAACCGACACGATGGGCCGCAACCTCGCCTCCGGCGTCGCCCACGGGGCCTATATCTCGCTGCTCGTCGGCCTCGTCTCCACTGTCGTATCGCTGATGATCGGCATCCCCATCGGGGCGATTGCAGGCTATTTCGGCGGCGTCATCGATGACGTGCTGATGCGCTTCACCGAGCTTTTTCAGTCCGTCCCGAGCTTTGCGCTCGCCGTGGTGCTGGTGGCCATCTTCCAGCCCTCCATCACCTCCATCGTCATCGCCATCGCCATCGTTTCCTGGCCGCCCGTCGCCCGCCTTCTGCGCGGCGAGGTCATGTCGCTGAAATCGCGCGATTTCGTCGATGCCGCGATCCTGTCGGGCCAGAAGCCGGCGACCGTCATCTGGCGCCAGATCCTGCCCAACACCCTGTCGCCGATCATCGTGCTCGCCTCCATGATGGTGGCCGCCGCCATCCTGGTTGAAAGCGCGCTCTCCTTCATGGGGCTGGGCGATGCCAATGTCATGTCATGGGGCTACATCATCGGCGCGGGCCGCACCGTGATCCGTCAGGCATGGTGGGTGAGCTTCTTCCCCGGCGTCCTGATCCTCTTGACCGTGCTGGCCCTCAACCTCGTCGGGGAAGGCCTGAACGACGCCCTCAACCCGCGCCTCAGCCGGAAGGGAAAATGA
- a CDS encoding ABC transporter permease, whose amino-acid sequence MTRFIAGRLVRAALILLVITIANFCLIHAAPGDPAAVMAGEAGDADPQFLEQLRERFGLDKPFHVQLWVYVSHVAQLDLGFSYRQQLPVLDLILDRLPATLLLSMSAFAVSLALGVLAGALAAARQGRLSDTLISLFALIFYATPLFWLALMAVLLFSIQLGWLPGFGYETVGAGYTGFSRALDIAHHLVLPAMTLGLFFMAVYVRMTRASMLEVSQMDFVKTAKAKGLRPGVIQRRHVLRNALLPVVTLAGLQAGQLVGGAVLIETVFAWPGIGRLMFEALSQRDYNLLLGVFVVSAAMVLLFNLITDVLYRFVDPRIRVTS is encoded by the coding sequence ATGACCCGTTTCATCGCCGGCAGGCTTGTGCGCGCCGCCCTCATCCTGCTCGTCATCACTATCGCGAATTTCTGCCTCATCCATGCGGCTCCGGGCGACCCGGCCGCTGTCATGGCGGGCGAAGCGGGCGACGCTGATCCCCAGTTTCTGGAACAGCTGCGCGAACGCTTCGGCCTCGACAAACCCTTCCACGTCCAGCTGTGGGTCTACGTCTCCCACGTCGCCCAGCTCGACCTTGGCTTCTCCTACCGCCAGCAGCTCCCCGTCCTCGACCTGATCCTCGACCGCCTGCCCGCCACGTTGCTGTTGTCGATGTCCGCCTTTGCCGTTTCCCTCGCCCTCGGTGTTCTGGCAGGCGCCCTCGCCGCCGCCCGGCAGGGACGGCTCTCCGACACGCTGATTTCGCTCTTCGCGCTGATCTTCTATGCGACGCCGCTCTTCTGGCTGGCCCTGATGGCGGTGCTGCTGTTCTCCATCCAGCTCGGCTGGTTGCCCGGCTTCGGCTACGAGACCGTGGGCGCCGGCTATACCGGATTTTCGCGCGCGCTCGACATCGCGCACCACCTCGTGCTGCCCGCCATGACGCTCGGCCTCTTCTTCATGGCCGTCTATGTGCGCATGACCCGCGCCTCCATGCTGGAGGTCTCGCAGATGGATTTCGTCAAGACCGCCAAGGCCAAGGGCCTCAGGCCCGGCGTGATCCAGCGCCGCCACGTGCTGCGCAATGCGCTTCTTCCCGTCGTCACGCTCGCAGGCCTCCAGGCCGGCCAGCTCGTCGGTGGTGCGGTCCTCATCGAAACCGTGTTCGCCTGGCCCGGCATCGGGCGGCTGATGTTCGAGGCGCTCTCCCAGCGCGACTACAATCTGCTGCTCGGCGTCTTCGTCGTCTCCGCCGCCATGGTGCTCCTCTTCAACTTGATCACGGACGTGCTCTACCGCTTCGTCGATCCTCGGATTCGGGTGACGTCATGA
- a CDS encoding hydantoinase/carbamoylase family amidase, whose protein sequence is MTASLPPIDAERLWSDLMTMGAIGETAGGGSFRPALSDADREARALFRFWARQAGLTVTTDAIGNIFARREGTDPNLPPVVIGSHLDTQMPGGKFDGVLGVLAGLAVVRALNEGDIRTRHAIEIVDWTNEEGARFQPGVMGSAVFAGKLPLEEALSRVDPEGKVLGQELDRTGQAGAMPVGGRALHRYLELHIEQGPELESSGTDIAAVSRTSFMCSGYVTVNGENGHTQTTPMSARRNALTAAARLILAIDEIGAAEEPLGMVSASTITNWPNNRVNIPHRTELSYAVVHMEEDGRRRIMDRIEAAVRQIAQETGLEIDLQHRHFRDAFDFSPELRSAVRETADGLGLSSCELPTLTAHDALSMQELCPTALIFVPCRDGVSHSEREWAEPEHVAKGAEVLLYTAAREAGLA, encoded by the coding sequence ATGACCGCCTCCCTGCCTCCCATTGATGCCGAACGCCTGTGGTCGGACCTGATGACGATGGGAGCCATCGGGGAGACGGCGGGCGGCGGATCGTTTCGTCCCGCGCTTAGCGATGCCGATCGCGAGGCGCGCGCCCTTTTCCGTTTCTGGGCGCGACAGGCGGGCCTCACCGTCACCACCGACGCCATCGGCAACATCTTCGCCCGCCGCGAGGGCACCGACCCGAACCTGCCGCCGGTGGTCATCGGCAGCCATCTCGACACCCAGATGCCCGGCGGCAAATTCGACGGCGTGCTCGGCGTTCTGGCCGGTCTGGCCGTCGTCCGCGCGCTCAATGAAGGTGACATCCGCACCCGCCACGCAATCGAGATCGTGGACTGGACCAACGAGGAAGGCGCGCGCTTTCAGCCCGGTGTGATGGGCTCCGCCGTCTTTGCCGGGAAGCTGCCGCTTGAAGAAGCCCTCTCACGCGTCGATCCTGAGGGAAAGGTTCTGGGCCAGGAACTGGACCGCACCGGGCAGGCGGGTGCGATGCCCGTCGGTGGCCGCGCGCTTCATCGCTATCTGGAACTGCATATCGAGCAAGGCCCGGAGCTTGAAAGCAGCGGCACAGACATCGCCGCGGTCAGCCGAACCTCCTTCATGTGCTCCGGCTATGTCACGGTGAACGGTGAGAACGGTCACACCCAGACAACCCCGATGTCGGCACGGCGCAACGCGCTCACCGCCGCCGCCCGGCTGATCCTCGCCATTGACGAGATCGGCGCGGCGGAAGAGCCGCTGGGCATGGTTTCCGCCTCCACCATCACCAACTGGCCGAACAACCGCGTGAACATCCCCCATCGAACGGAGCTTTCCTATGCGGTGGTGCATATGGAGGAGGACGGACGCCGCCGGATCATGGACAGGATCGAGGCGGCGGTCCGACAGATTGCGCAAGAGACGGGCCTTGAGATCGACCTCCAGCACCGCCATTTCCGCGATGCCTTCGATTTCTCGCCGGAACTGCGCAGCGCGGTTCGCGAGACCGCGGACGGGCTCGGACTGTCATCGTGCGAATTGCCGACGCTCACCGCGCACGATGCGCTGTCCATGCAGGAGCTCTGCCCCACCGCACTGATCTTCGTTCCCTGCCGCGATGGCGTTTCGCATAGCGAGCGCGAATGGGCGGAGCCCGAACATGTTGCAAAGGGAGCAGAGGTTCTGCTCTACACGGCCGCGCGCGAGGCCGGGCTCGCCTGA
- a CDS encoding amidase: protein MSAATPTKTDLGEMTAAELSDVFASGEASPVEAVKASLERIDRFNPVVNAFAYVVAEEALAEAKASEARWQKGKPLSPIDGAPTTIKELTAVKGIPLRRGSVLGDTEPCNRDLEIIQRLRGAGATILGTTTSPEFGWKGLTHGPHFGNTVNPWHTDRASGGSSGGAAVCAALNMGVLHEGSDGAGSIRIPASFCGVFGIKPTFGWIPADAPSALFELAHRGPLTRTVEDAALFLNATTGWSPHALYGRCPSPVPDWRKVVKQAGTLKGFTLAYSRDLGYAKVDAEVAAAVDKAVTRLGELGATIEEVDPGFACPQETLLTLWYAAQAKAIGAFAPTDEQKKNMDPGLLKIVEEGQTYSALDYIAARQARADLTVHMELFFQKYDALVLPTMPLTAFEAGMDFPGNGTGRDWSDWSPFTYPFNLTGQPATTVPCGFDADGLPIGLQFVGPSFRDDVVLGMAAAYQAAFPEERLSEPRKG, encoded by the coding sequence ATGAGTGCTGCAACACCCACCAAGACCGATCTCGGCGAGATGACGGCGGCGGAGCTTTCCGACGTCTTTGCCTCCGGTGAGGCCTCCCCCGTGGAGGCCGTCAAGGCCTCCCTTGAGCGCATCGATCGTTTCAACCCGGTCGTCAACGCCTTCGCCTATGTGGTCGCCGAAGAGGCGCTGGCGGAGGCCAAGGCCTCGGAAGCCCGCTGGCAAAAGGGCAAACCTCTCAGCCCCATTGACGGCGCGCCGACGACAATCAAGGAACTGACCGCCGTCAAGGGTATCCCGCTGCGCCGTGGCTCCGTTCTGGGCGATACAGAACCCTGCAATCGCGATCTGGAAATCATCCAGCGCCTACGCGGGGCCGGGGCGACCATCCTTGGCACCACCACCTCGCCGGAATTTGGCTGGAAGGGCCTGACCCACGGGCCCCACTTCGGCAACACGGTCAACCCCTGGCACACGGACCGCGCTTCCGGCGGGTCCTCCGGCGGCGCAGCCGTTTGCGCCGCGCTCAACATGGGCGTCCTCCATGAAGGCTCGGACGGTGCGGGCTCCATCCGCATCCCGGCCTCCTTCTGCGGTGTCTTCGGCATCAAGCCGACCTTCGGCTGGATCCCGGCGGATGCGCCGTCCGCGCTGTTCGAGCTTGCCCATCGCGGCCCGCTCACCCGCACCGTGGAAGACGCGGCGCTGTTCTTGAACGCCACCACCGGCTGGTCGCCCCACGCTCTTTACGGACGCTGCCCGAGCCCGGTTCCGGACTGGCGCAAGGTCGTGAAGCAAGCCGGCACGCTGAAGGGCTTCACGCTCGCCTATAGCCGCGATCTGGGCTATGCGAAGGTGGACGCGGAGGTCGCGGCAGCGGTGGACAAGGCGGTCACCCGCCTCGGCGAACTGGGCGCGACCATTGAGGAAGTGGATCCCGGCTTCGCCTGTCCGCAGGAAACCCTGCTGACGCTCTGGTATGCCGCACAAGCCAAGGCAATCGGCGCCTTCGCGCCAACCGACGAGCAGAAGAAGAACATGGACCCCGGCCTTTTGAAGATCGTCGAGGAAGGCCAGACCTATTCCGCGCTGGATTACATCGCCGCCCGTCAGGCCCGTGCGGACCTGACCGTCCACATGGAACTGTTCTTCCAGAAATATGATGCGCTGGTGCTGCCGACCATGCCGCTTACCGCCTTTGAGGCGGGCATGGATTTCCCCGGCAACGGCACGGGCCGCGACTGGTCGGACTGGTCGCCCTTCACCTATCCGTTCAACCTCACAGGCCAACCGGCGACCACCGTGCCGTGCGGCTTCGATGCGGACGGGCTGCCCATCGGCCTGCAATTTGTCGGACCGAGCTTCCGCGATGACGTGGTGCTTGGCATGGCGGCCGCCTATCAGGCAGCCTTCCCCGAAGAACGGCTCAGCGAACCGCGCAAGGGCTGA